Proteins from a single region of Sediminitomix flava:
- a CDS encoding DUF3302 domain-containing protein gives MNTFINLIKRSMPILFALLTFAHFAHAANYTDNSGLDGTANAMVWIVMCIVPMAGLYVFWMVHIYPEKVAEERDHPQKDAIKILCLLSLVFGGLLWPFALVWAYMKSPKIRVHKEANLQLDESHELIIE, from the coding sequence ATGAATACTTTTATTAACCTAATTAAGCGAAGTATGCCTATACTTTTCGCTTTGTTAACCTTTGCACATTTTGCACATGCTGCAAATTATACAGACAATTCAGGACTTGATGGGACCGCAAATGCTATGGTTTGGATTGTGATGTGTATAGTACCGATGGCAGGACTGTATGTCTTTTGGATGGTACACATTTATCCAGAAAAAGTAGCGGAAGAAAGAGATCATCCTCAAAAAGATGCAATTAAAATATTGTGTCTTCTGTCTCTTGTTTTTGGCGGACTACTTTGGCCTTTTGCTTTGGTATGGGCTTATATGAAGTCTCCTAAAATCCGTGTTCATAAAGAGGCTAATCTACAGTTAGATGAGTCGCATGAACTTATTATTGAATAA
- a CDS encoding HlyD family secretion protein gives MEALFLLTYSSIIWLIYFKFKLLPWNNLNKVIVFTIPVVNMAALILFLNVLAPSTQDVRIMNRHIEVIPAVSGRVIDVPVQENTLVQKGDTLLVIDPTPYKIRIKKISAAIEQAEASLISQNYQLKAVRKQSESIIANLQLAKKRVEEFRVLVEAKAGNKFDLESAETKVNDLEAKLNASRAQENQILTQITTEFEGEQVSIANLKTDLAKANWDLDNSVYTAPSNGYVTNLQLRVGSWLTTMPFKPAMTFIEEERYIGATFDQNELHQVEEGNEVELTLRAVPGKIFKCRVESIIWQQGLGRGQMTTTGLMPDTKPLPPGRYAVRFTLPEDEEFLRNGSVGEAAVYATEIHPVNIVRKVMIRMSSKINYLVLKLH, from the coding sequence ATGGAAGCATTATTCCTATTAACCTATTCGTCCATTATTTGGCTGATTTATTTTAAGTTTAAATTGTTGCCTTGGAACAATTTGAATAAAGTGATTGTGTTCACTATTCCAGTTGTAAATATGGCTGCTCTTATTCTGTTTTTGAATGTTTTAGCACCTTCTACACAAGATGTTAGAATTATGAACAGACATATTGAAGTTATTCCTGCTGTAAGTGGACGTGTAATAGATGTACCTGTACAAGAAAATACATTGGTACAAAAAGGAGATACATTGTTGGTAATTGATCCAACTCCTTATAAAATCAGAATCAAGAAAATTAGTGCAGCGATAGAACAAGCTGAAGCAAGCTTGATTTCACAGAATTACCAATTGAAGGCTGTAAGAAAGCAATCTGAGTCAATTATAGCCAATTTACAGCTTGCTAAAAAGCGTGTAGAAGAGTTTAGAGTATTGGTAGAAGCTAAGGCTGGAAACAAGTTTGATTTAGAAAGTGCAGAAACAAAAGTGAATGACTTGGAAGCAAAATTAAATGCTTCGAGAGCACAAGAGAATCAGATTCTAACCCAAATAACAACTGAGTTTGAGGGAGAGCAGGTTTCTATAGCAAATCTAAAAACTGATTTAGCGAAAGCAAATTGGGACCTTGATAACAGTGTTTACACAGCTCCATCGAATGGCTATGTAACAAACCTTCAACTTCGTGTAGGGTCTTGGTTGACTACAATGCCGTTCAAACCCGCAATGACATTTATTGAAGAAGAAAGATATATAGGGGCTACTTTTGATCAGAATGAATTACATCAAGTAGAAGAAGGGAATGAAGTAGAGTTGACTTTAAGAGCTGTGCCAGGTAAAATCTTTAAATGTAGAGTTGAAAGTATTATTTGGCAGCAAGGTTTAGGAAGAGGGCAAATGACGACTACAGGTCTAATGCCAGATACCAAGCCACTTCCTCCAGGAAGGTACGCAGTTCGTTTTACACTTCCTGAAGATGAGGAATTCTTACGAAATGGGTCGGTTGGAGAGGCCGCAGTATATGCCACAGAAATTCATCCAGTGAATATTGTACGAAAAGTAATGATTCGTATGAGTTCTAAGATCAATTATCTGGTATTGAAACTTCACTAA